One Halomonas sp. M4R1S46 genomic window carries:
- a CDS encoding (Fe-S)-binding protein has translation MLDTLLPILIAAALALAVIGAGRRVRLWRQGRPARVPLLKGLAAMPRRYLVDLHHVVARDKVMSNTHVATAGGFVAAAALMILVHGLGLAEGVLGWLLLAASATMFVGSCFVARRRRNPPSRLSKGPWMRLPKSLMAFSLSVFAITLPAVGLLPEDFGSWILALVLSAVLVWGLGEMFFGMTWGGPMKHAFAGALHLAFHRRAERFGGGRSTGLKALDLDDPEAPLGVETPSDFTWNQLLGFDACVQCGRCEAACPAFAAGQPLNPKKLIQDMVVGMAGGSDAHYAGSPYPGKPVGEHQGSAHGPIVAREGKALVDAETLWSCTTCRACVEECPMMIEHVDAIVDMRRFLTLEHGNTPNKGAEVLDNLIATDNPGGFDPGARMHWAADLELPLMADLQQVDVLLWLGDGAYDMRNQRTLRSLVKVLRAAGVDFAVLGNEERDSGDVARRLGDEATFQSLAKRNIATLAKYRFQQIVTCDPHSFHVLGNEYGELGGHYRVYHHSTFIAELYEAGRLAFRPWKGGSVTYHDPCYLGRYNGEFEAPRNVLRALGIQVAEMERSGFRSRCCGGGGGAPITDIPGKQRIPDMRMNDVRETGAELVAVGCPQCTAMLEGVVDSGAEVRDIAELVADALVEVPAGSAAHGKGQARTARPQAEEVV, from the coding sequence ATGCTCGATACCCTCCTGCCGATCCTGATCGCCGCCGCCCTGGCGCTGGCGGTGATCGGCGCCGGGCGGCGTGTCCGCCTGTGGCGCCAGGGGCGTCCCGCCCGGGTCCCCCTGCTCAAGGGGCTCGCCGCCATGCCGCGGCGCTACCTGGTGGACCTCCACCATGTGGTGGCCCGCGACAAGGTGATGTCCAACACCCACGTGGCCACCGCCGGCGGCTTCGTCGCCGCGGCGGCACTGATGATCCTGGTGCATGGCCTGGGCCTGGCCGAGGGCGTGCTCGGCTGGCTGCTGCTGGCGGCCAGCGCGACCATGTTCGTCGGCAGCTGCTTCGTGGCCCGGCGGCGTCGCAACCCGCCGTCACGGCTCTCCAAGGGCCCGTGGATGCGGCTGCCGAAGAGCCTGATGGCTTTCTCGCTGAGCGTCTTCGCCATTACCCTGCCCGCCGTGGGCCTGCTGCCCGAGGACTTCGGCAGCTGGATACTGGCGCTGGTCCTGAGCGCCGTGCTGGTCTGGGGCCTGGGCGAGATGTTCTTCGGCATGACCTGGGGCGGGCCCATGAAGCACGCCTTCGCCGGCGCCCTGCACCTGGCCTTCCATCGTCGCGCCGAGCGTTTCGGGGGCGGGCGCTCGACCGGCCTCAAGGCCCTGGACCTGGACGATCCCGAGGCGCCGCTGGGCGTCGAGACGCCCAGCGACTTCACCTGGAACCAGCTGCTGGGCTTCGATGCCTGCGTGCAGTGCGGTCGCTGCGAGGCAGCCTGCCCGGCCTTCGCCGCCGGCCAGCCGCTCAACCCCAAGAAGCTGATCCAGGACATGGTGGTGGGCATGGCCGGGGGCAGCGATGCCCATTACGCCGGCAGCCCCTATCCCGGCAAGCCGGTGGGCGAGCACCAGGGCAGTGCCCATGGTCCCATCGTGGCGCGGGAGGGCAAGGCCCTGGTGGATGCCGAGACCCTGTGGTCCTGCACCACCTGCCGGGCCTGCGTCGAGGAGTGCCCGATGATGATCGAGCACGTCGATGCCATCGTCGACATGCGTCGTTTCCTGACCCTGGAACACGGCAATACGCCCAACAAGGGCGCCGAGGTCCTCGACAACCTGATCGCCACCGACAACCCCGGCGGTTTCGACCCCGGTGCGCGGATGCACTGGGCCGCCGACCTGGAGCTGCCGCTGATGGCGGACCTGCAGCAGGTCGACGTGCTGCTGTGGCTGGGTGACGGGGCCTACGACATGCGCAACCAGCGTACGCTGCGGTCGCTGGTCAAGGTGCTGCGCGCCGCCGGCGTCGACTTCGCCGTGCTCGGCAACGAGGAGCGCGACAGTGGCGACGTGGCGCGCCGCCTGGGCGACGAGGCGACCTTCCAGAGTCTGGCCAAGCGCAACATCGCCACCCTGGCCAAGTACCGCTTCCAGCAGATCGTTACCTGTGACCCGCACAGCTTCCACGTGCTGGGCAACGAGTACGGCGAGTTGGGCGGCCACTATCGCGTCTATCACCACAGCACCTTCATCGCCGAGCTCTACGAGGCAGGTCGGCTGGCCTTCCGGCCCTGGAAGGGCGGCAGCGTGACCTATCACGATCCCTGCTACCTGGGCCGCTACAACGGTGAATTCGAGGCACCGCGCAATGTCCTGCGCGCCCTGGGCATCCAGGTCGCCGAGATGGAGCGTTCCGGCTTCCGTTCGCGCTGCTGTGGCGGCGGCGGCGGCGCGCCGATCACCGACATCCCCGGCAAGCAGCGGATCCCGGACATGCGCATGAATGACGTGCGCGAGACCGGTGCCGAGCTGGTGGCCGTGGGCTGTCCCCAGTGCACCGCCATGCTGGAGGGCGTGGTCGACAGCGGCGCCGAGGTCCGCGATATCGCCGAGCTGGTGGCCGACGCCCTGGTCGAGGTGCCGGCCGGCTCGGCCGCGCACGGCAAGGGTCAGGCGCGGACGGCCCGTCCGCAGGCCGAGGAGGTAGTGTGA